CCTCCTATGGAGGAGACGGCTTCGGCAGAAACAGATCCGCCAAAGCCTGAAGAAGTGGAAAAAGGTAATCCTGTTCCTTCCGCCGGTCCGGTCGCAGACAACGATACCGGCAAGAAGAGCGATAAGAATGAGACCAAGGCCACATGACCGAGGACAAACTTCCATTTACCTCCCACCTGAAGGAGTTGAGGGATAGGCTTCTCGTCTGCATCATAGCCCTTGCCGTCGCCTTCGTCTTTACCTATTATTTTAAAGAAAAGATGTTCCTCATCCTGATGGAGCCTTTCATAAAGGTCATGCCCGCAAAAAGCTCCTTCATTTTTACCGGCCTTACCGAAGCCTTCATCACTTATTTCAAGATATCCATCGTCATGGCCGTTTTCGTGGGCTCTCCCATCCTCCTTTATGAGATATGGATGTTCGTTGCACCGGGTCTGTATGACAAAGAAAAGAAATATGTCTACCCCTTCATGATATTCGGAAGCCTTTGCTTCATTCTCGGGGCCGTCTTCTGCTATTTTGTAGTCCTCCCCATAAGCTACAAATTTTTCGTGAGCTATGCCGCGGAATTCATCATACCCATGCCCGATCTCAAGAGCTATATGAATCTGACCCTCAAGATGCTCCTCATCTTCGGACTCATATTCGAATTGCCCCTGGCCGCTTTTTTTCTTACCAAGGCCCGTATAATCAACGCGCGCATGCTCTCATCGAAAAGGCGATATGCCATACTCGGCATCTTTATACTGAGCGCGATCATAACCCCGCCCGACCTGGCAAGCCAGTTGCTCATGGTCATACCCCTCTGGGCGCTCTACGAAATCAGTATCCTTATTACACGCATTTTTGGAAAAAGGAAGGAGATCGAAAATGAAGGGGCTTAACGTGGTAATCCTCGCCGCAGGCAAAGGCGAAAGAATGGTATCGAGGAAATCGAAGGTGATGCACGAGGTTATGGGCGCCCCCATGATAGGCCACGTGGTGGAGAGGGCCGAGGAGCTGTCCCCGGAGGCCGTCATAGTCGTGGTAGGCCATGGCAGGGATCAGATTGAAGCCTACCTGAGAGACCGGAGCGTCTCCTTTGCCGTCCAGACGGAGCAGAAAGGCACCGCCCACGCGCTCCTGACTACCCTTCCCTTTCTCCGGGAAGGTCCGGTCCTCGTCCTTTATGGTGATGTACCCTTGATCGAGACCGCCACCTTGAAGAAGTTTATCGATTCCTTCGAGGAGACAGGGGACATCTCCTTCATGATCACCGATGTGGAGAACCCCACCGGGTACGGACGGGTAATCGTCGAAGAGGGAAAGATCAGGCGCATCGTGGAACATAACGACGCCACCGAGGAACAAAGGCGGATCAGGACCATCAATACGGGTATCTGCATATTGCCCCGGAATGCGATAAATCTCGTGGAGACCATAACCCCCGATAACCGGAAAGGGGAATACTATCTCACCGATATCTGCGCCGTGGCCGGGCAATCGGGCAAATCGGTCCGCGCCTACTTCCATCCCACCTCTTCAGAAGTTCTCGGCATCAACAGCCGGCGGGAGCTGATGGGCGCCCACCTCGTGATGAAGGAGCGCATCCTCGACCGCCTTCTCGATAATGGCGTGACCCTGCTCGACCGCAACATTTATATCGAAGCGCGCGTGGTAATCGGCAAAGATACGGTCATATATCCCAACTGCTTCATATCAGGGAATACGGTCATCGGCGAGGACGTGGTCATAGGCCCCAACTCGCTCATCAAAAACTCGACGCTCCGGGATAAGGTCGAAGTGGAGGGTTTTGTCAGCATAGACGGGGCAACCGTCGAGGGAGGCGCCAAGATCGGGCCCTTCGCCCGCCTGAGACCCACGACCACGGTAAAAAAAGGCGCCAAGGTAGGCAATTTCGTGGAAGTCAAGAATTCGATCATAAGCGAGGGCGCCAAGGCAAGTCACCTTTCCTACATCGGAGACGCCGAAGTGGGCCGGGACGTTAACATAGGAGCAGGCACTATTACTTGTAACTATGACGGCAAGAAGAAACACCGGACCGTCCTGGAGGATAACGTCTTTATAGGCAGCAATACCGCTCTCGTAGCGCCCGTCCGGATCGGCAGGAATGCGGTCATCGGCGCGGGCTCCACCATTACGAAGGATGTCCCGGAAGACGCCCTGGGCGTCACACGAGCCCCTCAAAAGCAGGTCGAGGGTTATTCACGGAGGAAGAAATAATGTGCGGGATCGTCGGATATAAGGGAAAGGGAGAAGCGTGCGATCTGCTCATCGACGCGCTGGCGAGACTCGAATACAGGGGATATGATTCAGCCGGCATCGCCATATGGCATGAAGGCAAGATCGAGATAGGCAGGAAGAAGGGGAAGGTTGCGGAGCTGAGCAAGGAGGTATGCGGCGTCGAGACCTTCAAGGGCACCCTTGGGCTTGCCCACACCCGCTGGGCCACCCACGGCACCCCTTCCGAAAAAAATGCCCACCCTCACCGCGCAGGCGATGTAGTGGTCGTCCATAACGGCATTGTCGAAAACTACATGGAGCTCAAGGAAAGGCTCAAAGGCGAAGGCCACAAGTTTCTTTCCGACACCGATACGGAGGTCATCCCTCACCTGATCCTCAATTACCTGGAAAAGAACCTCGATTTCGTCTCCGCCACACGGGCCGCCCTCGATGAGCTGAAAGGCTCCTATGCCCTCGGCATCATCAGGGAAAAAGAAAGGGTCATGATCGCGGCGAAAAAAGAGAGCCCCCTGATCGTAGGCGTCGGCATAGGAGAATATTTCCTTGCCAGCGACGTGCCCGCCATCCTCAACAGGACCAACAGGGTCATATTTCTCGAAGATAACGACATGGCCGTTTTCAGGGACGGGAAAATGCTTATCACCGACGCGGACGGCAACGCGGTGGAGCGCACGGTCCACGAGGTGCACTGGAGCGGCGCCATGGCGGAGAAAGGCGGCTACAAGCACTTCATGCTCAAGGAGATATTCGAGCAGCCCCGGGCCATTTCAGAGACCCTCATAGGCCGCATCAAGGAAGAGAAGGGCCACGTCGAATTCGAAGAACTGAAGCTCCCGGATCTCACAAAGATAAAAAAAATCTGGATGGTTGCCTGCGGAACCTCCTATCACGCATGCATGATCGGCAAGCAGATGTTCGAGGCAAACCTCAGAATACCGGTGGAGACGGATATCGCGTCCGAGTTCAGGTACCGCGACCCCATCATTAACGAAGAGCACATGCTGATCCTCGTCTCCCAATCAGGCGAGACGGCCGATACCATCGCCGCAATGAAAGAAGGGAAGAAGAACGGCGCCTATACGCTCTGCATCTGCAATGTCCTGGGGAGCACCCTCGCCCGCGAATGCAACGGCGTGATCTTCACCCATGCGGGACCGGAGATAGGCGTGGCCTCGACCAAGGCATTCACCACCCAGATCTCGATCTTCTTCCTCCTCATGCTCCACATGGGAAGAAAGCTGGGCCTAATGACGAGCGATGAAGTGAGGACCTTCATAAACGAGATAAAGAAGCTGCCCCATAAGATCCAGACCATCCTGGACCAGGCCCCCGTCACCGAAGAGCTGGCGAGAAAATATATGGGATATAAAGATTTCCTCTACCTGGGCCGGGGCATCAACTACCCCACCGTCCTGGAAGGCGCCCTCAAGCTCAAGGAGATATCCTACATCCACGCGGAGGCCTACGCCGCCGGAGAGATGAAGCACGGCCCCATCGCCCTGATAGACGAGAACCTCCCCATCGTAATTGTCTCTCCCAGGGACCACACCTATAAAAAGACCTGCAGCAACGTGGAAGAGGTAATTACGAGAAGAGGGAAAGCCCTCCTCTTCACCGACGACGGCGCCCACGAGATGTCCGCCAAGGTGGAAGCCACGTTCGTAGTCCCCGAGACGATCTACGAGCTGGAGCCCATACTCGCCATAGTCCCCCTCCAGCTCCTCGCCTACCACATCGCCAATTTCCGAGGGACTGACGTAGACCAGCCGAGGAATTTGGCGAAGAGCGTGACGGTGGAGTAGAGGCAAAAGACGGAAACCAAACATGCATGCTTAAAGCAAAAGCCCTCGCTTTAGCCGGGAGTGTGGAATTGACACAAAAGGCCCATCTGCGGCGCCATGCTCCGCCGGTGCCCTTCGACGTATATTCAATACGCCTGCGGTCCTCCTTGCTCGCCTAGCACCACATATGGACCTTCCGGCCAATTCCACCCTCCACAGCGGGCGGCTCCAAAGGTATCACATTAAATCGTCGCCGCGGCACTGCCTTGTTTTAATATATTCACCGTATCACTCTTCTTATCCATCGTTCGGAACAAGCTGTCGGGCATCAAATGCAAAACTACCATGCCTCCACGAGTCACGGCCACGATATCTAGTGATGTCTCGAGCCACGACCTGACCCGTGTGACCTCCCTGTAAATCCTCTATTGACTGATCCGAACTAGTCTATTATACTAGTTTATATGAACACGAAAAGACAGACCGATATGGTTAGCGCGTTTGATGCAAAAACTCACCTGTCCCATCTCTTGCTGGAAGCAGAGCAAGGCAAGGTCATCACCATAACGAGACGAGGCAAGCCTGTAGCACGCCTGGTCCCCCTGGAAGCTGAAGGAAAGCCAATCGGACCCGAAGAGATTCTTAAGGGGTTCAAAGAGATCCGGGGCCGTGTCAAGGGGAAGGTAGATATCCGCGCGTTTATCGATGAAGGAAGGAAACGGTGACGGAAAGGTGGGTTCTTGACTGCTCTTTTGCCGCCGCACTCGCTCTTCCCGACAAATCTTCATCCCGGGTTCACGCATTTTTCCTTAAGCATTCCGGCGCGGAGACATGGGTTCCCGCGCTGTGGTGGTATGAACTTGCCAACGTATTGGCCGTTGCGGAACGAAGACGCGTCCTTACGCGAGCGGATGTTGAGAACGCAATCTCTCTCTATGGGCAGCTTACTCTCAGGACGGACGAGGCCGAGGGCATAGAGCATGTTCGCAGATTATGCGAGATTACCCGTGCGTACGGGCTGACTGCCTACGACGCTGCTTACCTCGAACTGGCCATGCGCCAAGGAGCCCTCCTGGCTACCCTTGACCATCAACTCCTGGACGCTGCCACAAAAAGTGGTGTAGGAACGTGGAAATAGCCATTGGGATTCAGGTGTAATCTGTCCTTTGTCAGGGGCTGACCCTTCTGCTGACCTTGATAAAGTACCTCGAAATAGGCATTGAAGTTGGTACCACCTGTAAAGAGGCTAAAGGCGAGAGGGAATGACGATGCCTGAAACCAAAATCATAGAGTGCCCTAATCATAATTGTCGCCAGAAATTAAGAATCCCGATCGACAAAACGGATTCGAAAATTAGGTGCCCAAAATGTAGGAATGCCTTTTTTTATTTGGAAGATGATACGGATTCTACGCTCACTACGCTCACTTGGCCCAATGGAACCAGGTATGTGGGAAAGGTCAAAGACGGTACAATGAACGGCGAGGGAACCCTCTATTTTCCCAGCAAAGAGATATATGTGGGAGAATTTAGAGATGGCAAATATAATGGATATGGGACTCATGTTTCTCCAGAAGGGCATAAATATGTAGGGGAGTTTAGAGACGGCACATGTAACGGGCAAGGGACGCTCGCATACTCTGACGGGGAGAAGTATGTGGGAGAGTTTAGAGATGGCAATCCCAACGGGCATGGAACATGTACCTGGGCAAACGATGAGTATGTCGGAGAGGTCAAAAATGGCCGCCCGTCTGGATACGGAGTACGCATGTACTCCAGTGGGGAAAGGTATGTGGGAGGGTTTGAAGATGGCAAGCGAAACGGGCACGGGACTCTTTTCTATCCAGACGGGTCCAAATACACAGGGGAGTTCAGAGGCGACAAATTTAACGGGCACGGGACTTTAGTCTGGCCCGGTGGGGAAAAGTATATAGGAGAGTTCAGAGACCATAAGAGGCACGGACAAGGGCTATTGTCTAAAGCTAACGGTGAGGTACTCTTTCGGGGTCGGTTCACAAATGATAATCCAGTGGTGTGATGGAAAACGGGCAGACGTCCGTGGAAGCTGAGTCTTGATGGGCGACCGGTGGATTATCTCTTGGAGCTGGAAAGGGCAGAGAGACTCTGTTCGGTCCGAAAACTACATAACCTATTTGAAATAAAGAACTTAAGTTCCAGCCTGGTCAAGCCGATAACACAACATACATACGTACAGATAGAAGGAGCGGGATGATGAAAAAAACTTTTACTAGTCTTCTATTCATAGTCTTACTTGCAACCACTATCCTTGGGTATGCCGTAGCTCAAAGAGCGGTAGACCCCCGTATGATCGACATGGAGAAACGCAGATTAGAAGAGATTAAGACGAGGCTGGAAACGTCGTCAAGTAGTTATAGGAGCGGAACTAACCGCCGCCAGCAAAGCCAATCGAGGGAAGATAGGATTGCTGCCGTACAGAGGCAGATTGACGAATTAGACAGAGACCCTGAGTATTATTTCTACAAGAAATAACAAACACCTGAAAGCAGGTTTCGCACGGGCTATAACCCATTAACGGGCGAAGTCGGTCCAGTTATAATCAGAAGGTAACTTCCTGTGGCCTTAAGATAGGAAGGGAAGCGGCTACCGTTGAGTAATCCGAAGGGTGTAATAACCACATTGCAACAAACGAGGAAGAAAAGGATACGTATCATAGCTGTTCCTCCTGGTGAGGCACCCGATCACATTCGCCAGTCATGGGTCAACGTCGCGATTCCACTCTCGCCACCCCCATATGACAAGAAACGCCGTTTCCGCAGTGTTGGGGTAGTTTCAGGTCCAAAGACAATTCTCGGCCTGATCTTCGCTGCAGTGAGAGGCAAGTGTTTCAAATGGGACGGGTATGCAGTGGAGGCGCTCGTGGCAGTTGAAGCCTTGGCTGAGAAGAACGCGGATGCAGCGCAGTGGTGGCGTCAAAAT
The Syntrophorhabdaceae bacterium DNA segment above includes these coding regions:
- the tatC gene encoding twin-arginine translocase subunit TatC — translated: MTEDKLPFTSHLKELRDRLLVCIIALAVAFVFTYYFKEKMFLILMEPFIKVMPAKSSFIFTGLTEAFITYFKISIVMAVFVGSPILLYEIWMFVAPGLYDKEKKYVYPFMIFGSLCFILGAVFCYFVVLPISYKFFVSYAAEFIIPMPDLKSYMNLTLKMLLIFGLIFELPLAAFFLTKARIINARMLSSKRRYAILGIFILSAIITPPDLASQLLMVIPLWALYEISILITRIFGKRKEIENEGA
- the glmU gene encoding bifunctional UDP-N-acetylglucosamine diphosphorylase/glucosamine-1-phosphate N-acetyltransferase GlmU, translating into MKGLNVVILAAGKGERMVSRKSKVMHEVMGAPMIGHVVERAEELSPEAVIVVVGHGRDQIEAYLRDRSVSFAVQTEQKGTAHALLTTLPFLREGPVLVLYGDVPLIETATLKKFIDSFEETGDISFMITDVENPTGYGRVIVEEGKIRRIVEHNDATEEQRRIRTINTGICILPRNAINLVETITPDNRKGEYYLTDICAVAGQSGKSVRAYFHPTSSEVLGINSRRELMGAHLVMKERILDRLLDNGVTLLDRNIYIEARVVIGKDTVIYPNCFISGNTVIGEDVVIGPNSLIKNSTLRDKVEVEGFVSIDGATVEGGAKIGPFARLRPTTTVKKGAKVGNFVEVKNSIISEGAKASHLSYIGDAEVGRDVNIGAGTITCNYDGKKKHRTVLEDNVFIGSNTALVAPVRIGRNAVIGAGSTITKDVPEDALGVTRAPQKQVEGYSRRKK
- the glmS gene encoding glutamine--fructose-6-phosphate transaminase (isomerizing), coding for MCGIVGYKGKGEACDLLIDALARLEYRGYDSAGIAIWHEGKIEIGRKKGKVAELSKEVCGVETFKGTLGLAHTRWATHGTPSEKNAHPHRAGDVVVVHNGIVENYMELKERLKGEGHKFLSDTDTEVIPHLILNYLEKNLDFVSATRAALDELKGSYALGIIREKERVMIAAKKESPLIVGVGIGEYFLASDVPAILNRTNRVIFLEDNDMAVFRDGKMLITDADGNAVERTVHEVHWSGAMAEKGGYKHFMLKEIFEQPRAISETLIGRIKEEKGHVEFEELKLPDLTKIKKIWMVACGTSYHACMIGKQMFEANLRIPVETDIASEFRYRDPIINEEHMLILVSQSGETADTIAAMKEGKKNGAYTLCICNVLGSTLARECNGVIFTHAGPEIGVASTKAFTTQISIFFLLMLHMGRKLGLMTSDEVRTFINEIKKLPHKIQTILDQAPVTEELARKYMGYKDFLYLGRGINYPTVLEGALKLKEISYIHAEAYAAGEMKHGPIALIDENLPIVIVSPRDHTYKKTCSNVEEVITRRGKALLFTDDGAHEMSAKVEATFVVPETIYELEPILAIVPLQLLAYHIANFRGTDVDQPRNLAKSVTVE
- a CDS encoding type II toxin-antitoxin system prevent-host-death family antitoxin — its product is MVSAFDAKTHLSHLLLEAEQGKVITITRRGKPVARLVPLEAEGKPIGPEEILKGFKEIRGRVKGKVDIRAFIDEGRKR
- a CDS encoding type II toxin-antitoxin system VapC family toxin gives rise to the protein MTERWVLDCSFAAALALPDKSSSRVHAFFLKHSGAETWVPALWWYELANVLAVAERRRVLTRADVENAISLYGQLTLRTDEAEGIEHVRRLCEITRAYGLTAYDAAYLELAMRQGALLATLDHQLLDAATKSGVGTWK
- a CDS encoding molecular chaperone Tir produces the protein MPETKIIECPNHNCRQKLRIPIDKTDSKIRCPKCRNAFFYLEDDTDSTLTTLTWPNGTRYVGKVKDGTMNGEGTLYFPSKEIYVGEFRDGKYNGYGTHVSPEGHKYVGEFRDGTCNGQGTLAYSDGEKYVGEFRDGNPNGHGTCTWANDEYVGEVKNGRPSGYGVRMYSSGERYVGGFEDGKRNGHGTLFYPDGSKYTGEFRGDKFNGHGTLVWPGGEKYIGEFRDHKRHGQGLLSKANGEVLFRGRFTNDNPVV